TCTGTCTTGCTGATGCTTTTGAATGAGCTTTGTATGTGAAAGCTCTACTAATCCTTGTACTTACTGTTTGAATGTTTGCTACAGGAAGCGAGCAGCTGCAAAGCATCTAATAGAGCGCTACTACCACCAGTTAACTGAGGGCTGTGGAAATGAAGCCTGCACGAATGAATTTTGTGCTTCCTGTCCAACTTTTCTCCGTATGGATAACAATGCAGCAGCCATTAAGGCCCTCGAGCTTTATAAGATTAATGCAAAACTCTGTGATCCTCATCCCTCCAAGAAAGGAACGAGCTCAGCCTACCTAGAAAACAATTCCAAAGGTGCCCATAACAATTCCTGCACTGacagaaaaatgaacaagaaGGAAATGCAAGGCCCAAGAGATGACTTTAAAGGTAAGATGTTATTTTAgaattttcctaaaataaaacacatttaatatGCATAAGTATAACCCTACAGAATTCACTGTGGTGGTATTCTGCTGACTGTCATTGTGTTCTGCTGACTTCTTAAGTAAAATACAATATTTGACAATCAAATATTTTACTATGGATTCTGAAAAATGGCTGGATTAATGCTGAACACTGTTTCCAAATCTTTACCACATCTCTGTTAAAATCCATATGCATTTGTTGCTTTCTGAGGTTACTGGTTTTGCAAATATTGAGAGTTTTTTTAAGTGCTGTTGTATGACTGTTTAGTTTTGCTAGTTTTGTAACTCTTCTGTAGTTAATAAGTAATAAAAGTTATACTTTAACACAGAATCTGGAAATAGTTAAGAAACTTAACAGATGAACAAAAAACAATACAGTGGATAATAGGCAGTACATTTACCAAGCTAAAAAAAGTTTAAGCAAAGTCATTTCTAAGCCAGtgtacaaaaatgaaataatgttctgtgtgttttttctgaTTTCTATTTAGCTTTTCAACTCTTTAGAATAGTAAATACATACtacaagaataattttagttgttGTCAAAACCTGTGGTGCAAACAGAAATCACAAGCTAAATGAAATTAGCCATTAACCTTTGAGCAGACCTTTTTTAAGTATTGTTGCAGTAAGTGGTATAAACACAGAAGTTCAGATTCGTTCATTTTAGCTAAAGAAGTTTAGCTAAAAGAACTGTTTacagcaaagaattaaaaaggcCTGCAGAATCAGCAATAAAACATAGCACTGTGTTATAAGGGACCTAAGATGCTCCAGTCAGCGTCTGTATTAGTTTGTTCTTTATCTGATGCAAGGATAAAGAATGCAAGGATAACTTGTCCGCAAATTATTTATGATCTGAGTAAGCAAAGAGGCaaacagggaggggagaggggagccagTGTAGTGTTAGACAGGCAAGAGGCACATTAGGTCTGTTTTGTGATTTGTCTCTTagctttgtgtatttttaatggaGGTGTGCACATACGggattttcctccttctccccgaCCCTAACGTCCTCTCTCCCCAAGATAGGTTGAGAAGACTCTTAGATACCTCTCTCCAGAGACAGTCTGTTGTCTAAAGCAATGACTCTTCTGTCTTCTGACTTCATCTGTTGCAGCATCACAAGTATTGACCTGTCCTTGTAGCTGTATGGACAGAGAGTATTAATGCATTCTTAAAGCCCATCTGAGACTCTTAGTtacctttggaattggatgatgTCTAAGGAATCTAATGCTCTGAAATTTTTTAAGGTTTATCTGCAGCAACAGTTACTGGAAAACTGCAGTTAAGTTTGAAAAAGCCAAGGAAAAGGTTGTGCAGCTTACTTTTATGCTTGACATAGGATTGAAAGTTctaaataaattgaaagaaatgCCCTTCAGAAAGAattgtttaaattacttttctgtaGTGCTAAGCCCTAAGACTATTTACCTTTGGGGAAAAATGTATCGGGAGACCGTCGTCAGCATCTCAGTAATATCTTAGATGACAGTccaaaaagaggaaggaaatagaGAAATTGCAAATATGTAAAAAGCATGGGTTACAAATGTAGTCACATGGAGCAATTTCAAAATCAGTGTTATAATTACCTGGGAAACTATTTTCAGCTTTGATCACCAAAACATTAAATTGGGAACAGAGAAGGTCAGTGTACAGGCAGTGAGCACACAATCATAACAAAGCTTCCATAAGAGATAATGAAAAGATAATGAATAAATTTGCTAATTAGGGAGAGTGTTGTTGGCAATATATAGATCACATGCAGTCTTTTTCATAGTCAAGGATCACTGTTAAAGCTGGACTTCATGTACAGATTTATCATGGAGTGTTACTGAGAACAAGGTCTGAGAGGAGGTATCTTTACTTCTCTGGATCACATAGTTGCAGTAGAACGGGTGAGAGGAGAAGGCATGTAAAAGCTTACTCAGACACAAGTCAGCTAAAATTTACTTGAGTTAGAAGAAAGCTTCACcatgtttgtttttctctagCTGTTCTCACTGCTGTAAAGTAAAAAATGGGGCAGACCCTTATGGCAGCTCAGTTAAAGGATGGTCACAGGATATGACTTAAAACTTATGAAACTGCTGATGGTAATAGTAaatattttaactggaaataGCACATGGTTTGTTCCTTAAATGCTAAAACTTGTAAAAGAGTGACTGGGGAATTTCTGTTGTAAGTATGGAAATCTGAAATGTGTTAAATTGTTAAATTGTCAACTTTGCTGATAATTTTTATGCTATGAATAACCTCTGCAATCCAGAGTCAGTGAACTTGAGACTGTGGTCCTCATTTTGAGGAGCTATGGCATGGAACAGCATCTGTGTCAACAGTTAAATTTCTTTTAGGCAAGTTTGCTTCTTGAGCATGCACTGCAACAGATAAAAAGAGGATTCACTAACCTTGAATCctttcataatatttttaatgctgttgtTTTTAACAGGACATTTTAGTTTTGAAGCTTTTTCACTGTCTAGAAATTGGTTGGAAGTCAATCTCAGTAGCATGACATAAGCTTAATCTTTCCTGCGTTATATGTGTTCTAAGAATGGCTTGGGGCTCTGTGAAAATCAATAGGTTGTCTGTCTTTGCAGCatttagtttgtatttttaatttaatgactGCTTGGAATGAATGTTAGTGTAGGCAAtcacatttcaaaatactttaacatATAACTGTGTTTATTAAAATGATACACTTCCTTCTTTCTACAGAGGTAATTCTAACGTGGTTGGTGGATACCGTGCTGTGTTGCGTGGTGTTTTTAGATCTCTAGAGATGCTATTAAACAGATTCAGTTTTAGTTCTAAATTGTGTGTCAGTATAGAAGAATCTGCTTAAACTAGAACATCTTTTCAGGGTCTGATCATGTGGTAATCCTACTCTAAATCATCACCTGATGTGAAAGCACTTGTGGGTTCTGTTTGAGAAGTAGCATAGAAAGCTATAAAtaatgttttctccttctcttttctgaagagaaaggaagatttcAAATAAATGGACCACCAAATGACTGACTTCatttcaggggtttgggggggaggtgGAACAGACGGGTACTTGGAGCCCATGCAGATGATGTGTGTAAACCAGCTTGTTCATCTGAATAACACGTTGATGAGTATACTCAAGTTGTTTATCTCAGTGAGGCCTAATGCACAAAGAAGTAACCCACATGCTCAACTGTGTGTGTAATTTAGGAGGCAGCATAAATTTCTGGGCATGTACGGTGCATTTTTGGGATGATTTTCAGGCATCAGTTTAGTATAAAAACAGTtgcagaaagcattaaaaataaaataagaaaacttatATTCCCATTAATATACAACAAAACAAATCATTGaatctttttttaaggaagaaagaatgtgTGAAATACATATGCATGTGCTATGTTTGATAAAAGAGGTTGATACAGTTTAGTTTGTGTATAGTTTAATGACTTATGCATTAACTGTGCAGATTTACCAGAAGGCTGTATTGTCACACAGTCTTATTCATTAAGTCTTTTAAAGTTTAAATGTCTTACCGATTGATTGAGTTGCTCTTGTTTAGACGATATAATACTGTTAACTACCAAATGTAGTTAATTGGCTGCAAAACAGTTTTACCATTGAGCATGTTCTCTGATCAACATCCATGAATAAAATATCTTACGAAATCACAGTGAATGAAATCATGTTTCTTCATGCTTATGAGATTATAAAGTATCTGTCTTGAATTTATCCAGCACTGACACTGTTTTTTCCAGTGTTAATGGTGATATGATACACGGATTTCTTGAGTAGAGCAAATTAGaggtattttatctttttaatttttatcttaataaaaaacaatattttatctttttatagaTGTGACTTTTCTAACAGAAGACAAGATTTATGAAATTCTTGAACTATGTCGAGAGAAAGAGGATTATTCCCCTTTAATCCGGGTGATTGGGAGAGTATTTTCTAGTGCAGAAGCATTGGTACAGAGTTTCCGAAAAGCCAAGCAGCACACCAAGGAGGAGCTCAAGTCTCTTCAAGGAAAGGATGAAGacaaagatgaagatgaaaaggaaaaagctgcCTGTTCGGCTGCTGCTATGGAAGAAGATTCAGGCGCATCGTCATCTTCATCGTCAAGAATAGGTGATAACACACAGGGAGATAATAACCTCCAAAAACTAGGCCCAGATGAAGTGTCTGTAGATATTGAAGCAGTCAGACGGGTCTATGATAGATtactttctaatgaaaaaatagaaactGCCTTTTTAAATGCACTTGTGTACTTGTCACCTAATGTGGAATGTGACTTGACTTACCATAATGTGTACTCTCGGGATCCTAACTATCTGAATTTGTTTATTATTGTTATGGAGAATGGCAATCTTCATAGCCCAGAATATCTGGAAATGGCTCTACCATTGTTTTGCAAAGCAATGAGCAAACTACCCCTTGCAGCTCAAGCAAAACTAGTCAGATTGTGGTCGAAGTACAGAGCAGACCAAATTCGGAGAATGATGGAAACATTTCAGCAGCTTATTACTTACAAAGTCATAAGCAATGAGTTCAATAGTCGTAACCTAGTGAATGATGATGATGCTGTTGTCGCTGCTTCAAAGTGCTTGAAAATGGTTTACTATGCAAATGTAGTAGGAGGGGATGTGGATACAGATCAtaatgaagaggaagatgaagaacCCATCCCAGAATCAAGTGAACTAACTCTTCAAGAGCTGTTgggtgaggaaagaagaaataaaaaaggtccTCGAGTGGACCCACTGGAAACTGAACTTGGTGTTAAAACtatagattgcagaaaaccactTATCCCTTTTGAAGAATTTATTAATGAACCACTGAATGATGTTCTAGAAATGGACAAAGACTACACTTTCTTcaaagtagaaacagaaaataaattctcttttatGACCTGTCCCTTCATATTGAATGCTGTTACCAAGAACCTGGGTTTGTATTATGACAATAGAATCCGGATGTACAGTGAAAGACGCATAACTGTGCTCTACAGCTTAGTTCAAGGCCAGCAGCTCAACCCGTATTTGCGACTTAAAGTGAGACGTGATCACATCATAGATGATGCGCTCGTCCGGGTAAGTCATGCAGCAACATGGAACTTAGGTTTGTTGGTTCTGACTAGTGCAAACTACGTGGGCTTTGACTAACTGAAAAGGACTGCGTGTGAGTGCAGTGTTTTATGTACTAGGTTTCCTCTAGAAGAAACTAAAATAGCTTTACCATATAAAGTTTGAATTATAAGTGTGCTGCTGAAGATTTGTATGTTCAGCAGAAACACTTCTACTCAGAGTGGTTGCAGACTTTTAAAGTGTCAAATAGTTCTTATTCCCCATTAACAGATTCTGCACTGAGGGTGACGAACTTCTGTTTCAGTACGTTTTCTTTGTCCTCTGGACTGTCTTGGATCATCTTCTGATAGTAGGGTTTTTCAAATGGAAGTTGGAATTAAAGCCTTCCAGTTGTGTAACTCTTCTTGTGGACTTCTGAACTTCTAGATATAAAGTGTGTGCAGTGACTGCACGCTAAGTAGAACTTCTTGCTTCTCTGAGTTTTTGCAATTTGGTGCAAATACTGATTCGCAAATACTGTTGCAATTTGGTGCAAATACTgagtgagaaaggagaaataagaCCTGTTAGTACCTGAGAGCTGTGAGAGCAGCCTGTTTCTGAATATGCTAGCTTCTTAAGATAAAACTTAAAGCCATTTGTTCACACATTTTTGGAAGATGGGAATTAAACAGGATACAAATTATAAAGAATATTTCAAGTAAACTTTTTTCATACATATGTCCTTTAATTTTAGGACTCTTCCTCCCTTCATTTTTTGCttaaagctgttatttttcaaaagctcatttttctgtgttctgcTATTAAAGCACAGCAACGTgtgcaaaattttaaatttaaccATGGCTTTAAAGCTTGTTGCTGAAGAGCCAGACAGGTATTTGGAGAGACTCTGGGGAAAGTACCTCTTTTTTGCCTCTCAACCCAGCTGTTACTTCTCGTTAAATTTGACTTCTTTAACTGCTACTGAAGGTCAATTGTGAGAGCCCTAAGTGAGCTCCCACATTGATTTTTCTGTGTACCTCTGAATTTCCAGATGGGTTAGCTGCTTCATGGGAATTGCTGATATTATGACTTATCGGGGAAAACCTTTGTCTCTAGTaccaacaggaaaaataaaattgcaatgcAGAAGTGCCTTCTCTCTGTAAACCCGATTATTATATTAGGCAAATAAGAAATATACTGTTCTAAAATTCAACCCTACTATGTACCAGTTTTCTAATTTAAGAATACTCTTTGTAATTTCACTACCTGTCAAACTTACAGTTCTATCCAGTTATGTTTTGTCACATTATTGTAATGGagtttatttccatttccaaagcTCTGTTCAGCTTTGGGatacataaatactgaaaaaaagggAGGGACAGTACTACCTCTTCAGGAGAGGATGGGCTAAAAGAGGATAAGAGCTAGTTTTAGGGAGATGTTTGTTTTAATGTCAGTTCCAGCAGAGAAGAAGCAGACCTTCCTCCTCATACTGATGATGGGAAGGAAAATCTTTAAGTATGAGAAAAGGCATTCTTCCACATGTTGCTTGTTGTGGAAGGAAGTTGAAATCTTTGAGGACAACAAAATATGTTTAGTGTTGCTTAGAAAGCTCATGAGCAACACCAAGTTGGTGCAGCTACTATATCACAACGGGGCCACAGCGGTCATTGCTGTGCACAGCCTTGGTCTGTTGGAAATTTACGTAGTTTAAATCAGATTAAGCTCAAACATACTAATTTAAATTGTGATGCACTTGCAGGAGCCCTCGCACAGCGTAGCAGTCTATGAGTACATGCCTGGGCAGTTGCCATGGATCCTCTTACAGCTGTTAATTTAAGCTGTCAGAACATGCTAAATTATGGTGATCTGACTCTGTCAAAGCCCCAAGGAGAGAAAGAATTTTAAACTGTTTATTCTGGgatagaaaatgaagcaaaaagatAGAATTGTTCTAAATTCAAGCAGTCTGAGCTGAACTGTAGTGTTAGTCAATGAGAGCAAGTGCAGCCCAGACATTTCTTGAAAGTGGAAAATAGATTATGTACAGCAAGTTGGAGATGAATGAAGACTCACCATCCTAGCTGGGGGAAGGGAGCTGTATGTGCCATTTCAAACAGATGCAACAAAGTAGCTATTGTGAGATGATGTGGACTTAGAGAAAATTGTGTTGATAAATATACGTAGCGGGTACAGAAGTCACCTTTTAACTATTGATATGTTTTAACTGATGATATGAAGTATCAGTGTTCAAGGAAGAGATTTTAAATATTCCTGAGGAAGTGTTAGAAGTTAAGAAAGGAGTGAATTAAACAATACAGTATCTCTGTTTACTGTGGTGTGCCTatgtctcttttttcatttgtttcttctcattttaatatCAAAAAGGATGCAATCGGAATACATTCAGAGATTTCAGAGTCTCTTCAGAGAGGTTGTAAAGTCCTCTTAATGGTAAAACAGGTGACATAAAATGACATAAAAGATGGCATGGAGAAGTTGAATGGGAAATACCGGTTTTCTCAACTGGTAGCACCCAGTCATATTATCAGGAAGAAGGCTTAACATAAGCAAgaggatgtatttttttccacacagtGTACCTTAAAATTATGGATGTCATTGCCCAGAACTTGTAGCTCTTCATGAAAGAAATATCCATCAAAAGCTAATGGGCATTACAGGCACTTTAATGTGACCCACAAACaaacctcaggaggtctctaagCTTCAAGTCTGCTGGTAGCTGGAGAAGTTTCATAGGGAAAACACTGTTCCACACTGTCATCTTGCACTTTTTTCAGCGGGTGCCTGATCTGTTTAAGAATTGCATGCTGCTGTTACACAGGTGCTTCCTGTAACAGGTTgagaagtttttggttttttggggtttttttctcccccttagCAAATGTCACAATTTGTTTCCACTTCCTAATTGGCCTGTAATTGGTCTGGATGAAGACCTTCTGTCTTATGTCCTAATCCTTAAAGTGACTTGCTCTATCTCTGATTGTAGTAAAAGTTGGAACTGCAGGTCAAAGATGGGTACCATGTGCTTCTGTAGTAGCCCTGACAGCATCAAACCTAAGTGAAAGCTACGTTGTGTGAGTTTGCTTCAGTGATGGTTGCAGTCTTGGGTGCAGTATTGAACTTTGGAAGGGTCTCACTGAAAACTATCAGGAAGATCTTGCCGAGATAATAGTCTTCAATACTAAAAGTGTATTCTTAGATCTGTTCAGTGACAGAATGTTTCCAAACATGCTTAAACTAAAGGTAAGTAATTATGATTTCCAGTATCTTTACCCTTGCATTGCACTTTTTACTTCTGGGGTTTGAATACTTATAGACTTGTTTGAATTGTAAGTAATTACATACTCATGTTACTAGACCTGTGTCTTTACAGAACCACCACTGCAGACTTTTTTGATTATATATGGAATTAACTCTGATAATTTCATGgtaaaagcattttcagaaatattgattaaaattagATTGAGGTGGTCTTATTCATATTTTCCTTATTGATGCTGGATATTTTTCAAGCAAATATATTGATCAGccttcataatttctttttgaaaatggaCGAAGTACAGGTCTTTCTCTGCTAATTAGTCGAGCTAATTAAGTTATCAccaagctctttttcttttatcaatATTTAATATTCAAACTTTTAGAATTCATTATGTACATCTCACTTTTTGGACTTCATTAAAACCGGTATGAGCACTGgtaagtgttttgtttgtttgttttttaattactgtagGATTTTTTCCTTGTACGGAATTCGAAGCAATACTTTTAAATACCTTTGAAGCAATAACTTGTTTAAAGCTGCTTATTAAAAGAATTCGTAGTTCACCCTTGAACAAATATATCTAACCAAAAATTTTATTTACACATTCATTATTCGATTTCTTTGCATGTATGAAACTTGCAtcagaaacttatttttctttttttttattgaaatggacttaaaacatgctttctttgtattatatatttattgtatACTTATTTGTATGTTAGTCTGAAAAGTCACTGAGGGGTGGGGATGCAAATAGTAAAGTGCTGGTCCCCACTTTTATTAAAGAACCCTTACATCTGGGAGTTGGTAGCTGAGTTTGCAGTTCTTGAAAGCAGTTAACATGCGTTTTTGTGTCTAACACGTTTCTTTTGAGATGTTAACTGTACTCCTGCAGAGTCATGTTACCTGAATGTGGTAGTAATGAAGTTTATCCTTAAATCCCCTCTTCTGCCTTTTCATTCCCCAACAGCTATTCCTTTCATCCCCTTCCTctgagtttacttttttttttgcacagattGTATGTGGATTTATTCTCAGGTAGCAGTAATTTAAAGGGTGTGAGTTATGACACACGAGTTCTGCAAGTGAAAGTGTGGTGGATTCCTTCAGCAGAGTCTGGCTGGTACTTGCTTGCAAATTAGAAACTCACTTTGACAAATTTCACATTGAATGTAGATGGCTGGCAGGCACCAAGCTTCTCCTGCTTGTAAATGACTGCTAAATATATTGATGAGCAAAAACTTTTATGTGACAACTGAGGCCAGCAGGTAGATTCTCTCATAGTATATTAGCAACAAAGTATTCCAGGAGCTTTGAGGTTCTCTTAGACTAAGTCGATGTTTATGTGTGTTCAATTGAAAATCTCAGCACTAGTGTGCCTTGGTTATGTGCAGAGTATGTCTGACTTTGGTGATGTATGCATGAACCGTAAAGTACAGCTTGAGAGGATGCTTCTTAGTCACTTAAGTATTACTTCACAtgcagttttgcagaaattgtAGTGACCGACTTACGTCACTGGTACTTTCATACTTAAATTAGTTGTGTTCATGTCATTTTTGCCTTCTAGCATGGGAAATATGCCTGCCACTGCCTTAAAGAGAACTTTTATGTTACATTGCTAGAACTTGAGAGGTTTTTTGATCATTTTTAACTGAATAGAGATTACTTCAATTAATATCAATTTTAAGAAGGTAACTAAACTCTGGTGTTATGTTAAGCTTTTAAATGTCATATTTCTGTCATCCAATGGAAGATTCCTGTCTTTCAGGAAAGCACAGTGTTGTTCTGTAAGCAAAGTAAATTATACAATCTCTTATGCTGTGGCACTATATCATGTTTCAGCCAACAAAATACAGATATTCTTTATAATATCATATCTCATATCTCACCTTTCAGCTCTTCAATTCATAAATACTCAATTTTTTATGCTACTGCTTCAAACATGCTATACACATGCTTTTTGGGAAGTCCCTGGAAAATGTAATGATGACTTCATCTGCTTGGCCAGTCAAACCATCATGACAGAAAACATACTGGCTTCTAAAACTTTGggaattcacacacacacatagattGGGTTTATCTAGCAGCATCTGTGTTGATACAATTGGGGTGGctctgattatttaaaaaaccaaaaaccaaacaactttaaaCTGAAGTTCATACTTCCCGTGCTATAGAAACACTGCTGCAGTTCTGCTAAAATTCAGTGCCTCTCTACTATCATGACTAATGCTGTTTTTTCCACTGAGTCCCAGTTTTCTTGAGAAGCATCAGTGTTGAGACATGGATGTTCAAAGAAGCAGCTAAATTCACAACCTTTAGTTGAGCAGCTTAGCAATATTGTCCTGGTTATAGAAGCTACTTCAAGGAACATTAGGCTTTGATTCAAAATACTGgctttttggtaatttttttatCTGACTCCCTTGCAGACATCAGCACAGCATTCCAATCTGCCCGGTCGGCATTGCTCAACTAAGagtgtttccttccccttttttaatactgcttttcttttacatAACTCACTGCAGCGTAGTTCTCAGCCAAAAAACcattttgaaatagttttttaaGTCGctttatatgtataaatatgaGCAGTCTCCTTAATATAAGTGTATTTCTATGACAGAAGAAAGCCTTTACACTGTGACAAAAGGTTGCTGTcccaaaagaaatgcagaggtaATACTTCTTAAAAAGTCTCAGTTGTATTTGGAACATGGCTTAAGCTCCATTGTCCTCCTATTCAGGAACAAAATTTTTTTACACATCTGTAAGATGTATAGTTTTAAGATTTATATGAAATGCAAGTCGCAAAACTACACTGTTATGGGAAGCATGTGATGAGAATACCAATGGAGGCAGAACT
This genomic interval from Calonectris borealis chromosome 1, bCalBor7.hap1.2, whole genome shotgun sequence contains the following:
- the UBE3A gene encoding ubiquitin-protein ligase E3A isoform X4, with product MVQGSSQSAPQLSGPTALERTWFGKRKLHARVRLQTKRAAAKHLIERYYHQLTEGCGNEACTNEFCASCPTFLRMDNNAAAIKALELYKINAKLCDPHPSKKGTSSAYLENNSKGAHNNSCTDRKMNKKEMQGPRDDFKDVTFLTEDKIYEILELCREKEDYSPLIRVIGRVFSSAEALVQSFRKAKQHTKEELKSLQGKDEDKDEDEKEKAACSAAAMEEDSGASSSSSSRIGDNTQGDNNLQKLGPDEVSVDIEAVRRVYDRLLSNEKIETAFLNALVYLSPNVECDLTYHNVYSRDPNYLNLFIIVMENGNLHSPEYLEMALPLFCKAMSKLPLAAQAKLVRLWSKYRADQIRRMMETFQQLITYKVISNEFNSRNLVNDDDAVVAASKCLKMVYYANVVGGDVDTDHNEEEDEEPIPESSELTLQELLGEERRNKKGPRVDPLETELGVKTIDCRKPLIPFEEFINEPLNDVLEMDKDYTFFKVETENKFSFMTCPFILNAVTKNLGLYYDNRIRMYSERRITVLYSLVQGQQLNPYLRLKVRRDHIIDDALVRLEMIAMENPADLKKQLYVEFEGEQGVDEGGVSKEFFQLVVEEIFNPDIGMFTYDESTKLFWFNPSSFETEGQFTLIGIVLGLAIYNNCILDVHFPMVVYRKLMGKKGTFRDLADSHPVLYQSLRDLLEYEGSVEDDMMITFQISHTDLFGNPMMHDLKENGDKIPITNENRKNLDFQALEETTEYDGGYTRDSLIIREFWEIVHSFTDEQKRLFLQFTTGTDRAPVGGLGKLKMIIAKNGPDTERLPTSHTCFNVLLLPEYSSKEKLKERLLKAITYAKGFGML
- the UBE3A gene encoding ubiquitin-protein ligase E3A isoform X3: MATACKRSPGEPHSENIETSRMKRAAAKHLIERYYHQLTEGCGNEACTNEFCASCPTFLRMDNNAAAIKALELYKINAKLCDPHPSKKGTSSAYLENNSKGAHNNSCTDRKMNKKEMQGPRDDFKDVTFLTEDKIYEILELCREKEDYSPLIRVIGRVFSSAEALVQSFRKAKQHTKEELKSLQGKDEDKDEDEKEKAACSAAAMEEDSGASSSSSSRIGDNTQGDNNLQKLGPDEVSVDIEAVRRVYDRLLSNEKIETAFLNALVYLSPNVECDLTYHNVYSRDPNYLNLFIIVMENGNLHSPEYLEMALPLFCKAMSKLPLAAQAKLVRLWSKYRADQIRRMMETFQQLITYKVISNEFNSRNLVNDDDAVVAASKCLKMVYYANVVGGDVDTDHNEEEDEEPIPESSELTLQELLGEERRNKKGPRVDPLETELGVKTIDCRKPLIPFEEFINEPLNDVLEMDKDYTFFKVETENKFSFMTCPFILNAVTKNLGLYYDNRIRMYSERRITVLYSLVQGQQLNPYLRLKVRRDHIIDDALVRLEMIAMENPADLKKQLYVEFEGEQGVDEGGVSKEFFQLVVEEIFNPDIGMFTYDESTKLFWFNPSSFETEGQFTLIGIVLGLAIYNNCILDVHFPMVVYRKLMGKKGTFRDLADSHPVLYQSLRDLLEYEGSVEDDMMITFQISHTDLFGNPMMHDLKENGDKIPITNENRKEFVNLYADYILNKSVEKQFKAFRRGFHMVTNESPLKYLFRPEEIELLICGSRNLDFQALEETTEYDGGYTRDSLIIREFWEIVHSFTDEQKRLFLQFTTGTDRAPVGGLGKLKMIIAKNGPDTERLPTSHTCFNVLLLPEYSSKEKLKERLLKAITYAKGFGML
- the UBE3A gene encoding ubiquitin-protein ligase E3A isoform X1, which codes for MVQGSSQSAPQLSGPTALERTWFGKRKLHARVRLQTKRAAAKHLIERYYHQLTEGCGNEACTNEFCASCPTFLRMDNNAAAIKALELYKINAKLCDPHPSKKGTSSAYLENNSKGAHNNSCTDRKMNKKEMQGPRDDFKDVTFLTEDKIYEILELCREKEDYSPLIRVIGRVFSSAEALVQSFRKAKQHTKEELKSLQGKDEDKDEDEKEKAACSAAAMEEDSGASSSSSSRIGDNTQGDNNLQKLGPDEVSVDIEAVRRVYDRLLSNEKIETAFLNALVYLSPNVECDLTYHNVYSRDPNYLNLFIIVMENGNLHSPEYLEMALPLFCKAMSKLPLAAQAKLVRLWSKYRADQIRRMMETFQQLITYKVISNEFNSRNLVNDDDAVVAASKCLKMVYYANVVGGDVDTDHNEEEDEEPIPESSELTLQELLGEERRNKKGPRVDPLETELGVKTIDCRKPLIPFEEFINEPLNDVLEMDKDYTFFKVETENKFSFMTCPFILNAVTKNLGLYYDNRIRMYSERRITVLYSLVQGQQLNPYLRLKVRRDHIIDDALVRLEMIAMENPADLKKQLYVEFEGEQGVDEGGVSKEFFQLVVEEIFNPDIGMFTYDESTKLFWFNPSSFETEGQFTLIGIVLGLAIYNNCILDVHFPMVVYRKLMGKKGTFRDLADSHPVLYQSLRDLLEYEGSVEDDMMITFQISHTDLFGNPMMHDLKENGDKIPITNENRKEFVNLYADYILNKSVEKQFKAFRRGFHMVTNESPLKYLFRPEEIELLICGSRNLDFQALEETTEYDGGYTRDSLIIREFWEIVHSFTDEQKRLFLQFTTGTDRAPVGGLGKLKMIIAKNGPDTERLPTSHTCFNVLLLPEYSSKEKLKERLLKAITYAKGFGML
- the UBE3A gene encoding ubiquitin-protein ligase E3A isoform X2, with protein sequence MVVFQYYCLLRGITRSPGEPHSENIETSRMKRAAAKHLIERYYHQLTEGCGNEACTNEFCASCPTFLRMDNNAAAIKALELYKINAKLCDPHPSKKGTSSAYLENNSKGAHNNSCTDRKMNKKEMQGPRDDFKDVTFLTEDKIYEILELCREKEDYSPLIRVIGRVFSSAEALVQSFRKAKQHTKEELKSLQGKDEDKDEDEKEKAACSAAAMEEDSGASSSSSSRIGDNTQGDNNLQKLGPDEVSVDIEAVRRVYDRLLSNEKIETAFLNALVYLSPNVECDLTYHNVYSRDPNYLNLFIIVMENGNLHSPEYLEMALPLFCKAMSKLPLAAQAKLVRLWSKYRADQIRRMMETFQQLITYKVISNEFNSRNLVNDDDAVVAASKCLKMVYYANVVGGDVDTDHNEEEDEEPIPESSELTLQELLGEERRNKKGPRVDPLETELGVKTIDCRKPLIPFEEFINEPLNDVLEMDKDYTFFKVETENKFSFMTCPFILNAVTKNLGLYYDNRIRMYSERRITVLYSLVQGQQLNPYLRLKVRRDHIIDDALVRLEMIAMENPADLKKQLYVEFEGEQGVDEGGVSKEFFQLVVEEIFNPDIGMFTYDESTKLFWFNPSSFETEGQFTLIGIVLGLAIYNNCILDVHFPMVVYRKLMGKKGTFRDLADSHPVLYQSLRDLLEYEGSVEDDMMITFQISHTDLFGNPMMHDLKENGDKIPITNENRKEFVNLYADYILNKSVEKQFKAFRRGFHMVTNESPLKYLFRPEEIELLICGSRNLDFQALEETTEYDGGYTRDSLIIREFWEIVHSFTDEQKRLFLQFTTGTDRAPVGGLGKLKMIIAKNGPDTERLPTSHTCFNVLLLPEYSSKEKLKERLLKAITYAKGFGML